One part of the Alistipes onderdonkii genome encodes these proteins:
- the rimO gene encoding 30S ribosomal protein S12 methylthiotransferase RimO: MKKINVITLGCSKNTVDSEHLMARLAAAGYEVLFDSDRTDAKVVVINTCGFIGDAKQESVDMILRAAAAKNAGKIERLFVIGCLSERYADSLRAELPEVDGFFGARTWDGIARALGAAEDPALATERHLSTPRHYAYLKISEGCNWKCGYCAIPLIRGGHVSVPMEELEEEARKLAARGVKELIVIAQDTTYYGLDLYGKRRLAELLRRLCRIDGIEWIRLHYAYPTAFPDEVIEAMASESKICKYLDIPFQHISDAQLSAMHRRHTKAEAYALVEKLRGAIPDLALRTTLLVGYPGETEADFTELEQFVRDVRFERLGVFAYSEEEGTYSARELADDVPEEVKQQRVERIMTLQNDIARENNLRRVGCTERVLIDSRQGDYYVGRTQYDSPEVDQEILIPAAERRLLRGHFYEIQIDGAADYDLYGKAVGK, encoded by the coding sequence ATGAAAAAGATCAACGTCATAACGCTCGGCTGTTCGAAGAACACGGTCGACAGCGAGCACCTGATGGCACGGCTCGCGGCGGCAGGCTACGAAGTCCTTTTCGACAGCGACCGCACGGACGCCAAGGTCGTGGTCATCAACACCTGCGGATTCATCGGCGACGCCAAACAGGAGTCTGTCGACATGATCCTGCGCGCGGCGGCCGCGAAAAACGCCGGCAAGATCGAGCGGCTGTTCGTCATCGGCTGCCTCTCGGAACGCTATGCCGACTCCCTGCGCGCCGAACTCCCCGAAGTGGACGGGTTCTTCGGCGCCCGCACATGGGACGGCATCGCCCGGGCGCTGGGAGCCGCCGAAGACCCGGCCCTGGCCACTGAGCGGCACCTCTCGACGCCCAGGCACTATGCCTACCTGAAAATCTCGGAGGGTTGCAACTGGAAATGCGGCTACTGCGCCATCCCGCTCATCCGCGGCGGGCACGTTTCCGTGCCGATGGAGGAACTGGAGGAGGAGGCGCGCAAACTCGCGGCCCGAGGCGTGAAGGAACTGATCGTCATCGCGCAGGACACGACCTACTACGGGCTCGACCTCTACGGGAAGCGCCGCCTGGCCGAACTGCTGCGCCGCCTGTGCCGCATCGACGGCATCGAGTGGATACGCCTCCACTACGCCTATCCCACGGCATTCCCCGACGAGGTGATCGAAGCCATGGCATCCGAGTCCAAGATCTGCAAATACCTCGACATCCCGTTCCAGCACATCTCCGACGCACAGCTCTCGGCCATGCACCGCCGCCACACCAAGGCCGAAGCCTATGCGCTGGTCGAAAAATTGCGAGGTGCGATCCCCGACCTGGCGCTGCGCACGACGCTGCTGGTCGGCTATCCCGGTGAAACGGAAGCGGATTTCACGGAACTGGAACAGTTCGTACGCGACGTACGGTTCGAACGCCTCGGGGTCTTCGCCTATTCCGAGGAGGAGGGCACCTACTCGGCACGCGAACTGGCGGATGACGTCCCGGAGGAGGTCAAACAGCAGCGCGTGGAACGCATCATGACGCTCCAGAACGACATCGCCCGCGAAAACAACCTGCGCCGCGTAGGCTGCACGGAACGGGTTCTGATCGATTCGCGGCAGGGCGACTACTATGTCGGACGGACGCAATACGACTCGCCCGAGGTCGACCAGGAGATACTGATCCCGGCTGCGGAACGGCGTCTTCTGCGGGGGCATTTCTACGAAATACAGATCGACGGCGCCGCCGATTACGACCTTTACGGAAAGGCCGTCGGGAAATAA
- a CDS encoding cell division protein ZapA: MAQQAITLKIAGKSYSLNIESEKEEVYRLAEREVNNYLAAIKQNNFKNWTDQDYLSMAALKFAIANVDMRQSRELGDEDLKHLGRLGEEIDAYLNTLQR, from the coding sequence ATGGCACAACAGGCGATAACCCTCAAGATAGCCGGGAAAAGCTATTCGCTCAACATCGAAAGCGAAAAGGAGGAGGTATACCGTCTTGCCGAACGGGAGGTGAACAACTACCTCGCGGCGATAAAACAGAACAACTTCAAGAACTGGACGGATCAGGACTACCTGTCGATGGCCGCACTGAAATTCGCCATTGCAAACGTCGACATGCGGCAAAGCCGCGAACTGGGCGACGAAGACCTGAAACATCTGGGGCGGCTCGGGGAAGAGATTGACGCCTACCTCAACACCCTGCAACGGTGA
- the rny gene encoding ribonuclease Y: protein MYTTILVACISAVAAVGIYAVVTNLVAKTSIRKRREAALKEAEAEGEMIKKEKILQAKEKFIQLKSEYDRQVNERNQKIAQSEQRAKQIEGNLQNQQRELENKLRENERLKEQMQNQLQILEHKKEEVDQMMREQNMRLEQISGMSSEDAKNILIENMKAEAKTEAASYVNETIEEAKMTATKEAKRIIVASIQRVATETAIENAVTVFNIESDEVKGRIIGREGRNIRALEAATGIEIIVDDTPEAIILSGFDPVRREIARLALHQLVTDGRIHPARIEEVVAKVQKQIEEEIVEVGKRTTIDLGIHGLHPELIRMIGKMKYRSSYGQNLLQHARETANLAGIMAAELGLNPKTARRAGLLHDIGKVPDDEPELPHAIIGMKLAEKYKEKPEVCNAIGAHHDEVEMTSLIAPIIQVCDAISGARPGARREVVESYIKRLKEMEDIALSYPGVVKTYAIQAGRELRVIVGADKLTDQESEGLSHDIAKKIQDEMTYPGQVKITVIRETRAVSYAK from the coding sequence ATGTATACCACCATTTTGGTTGCCTGCATCTCTGCCGTGGCCGCCGTCGGAATCTACGCGGTCGTCACGAACCTCGTAGCCAAGACCTCGATCCGCAAGCGGCGCGAAGCCGCCCTGAAAGAGGCCGAGGCCGAAGGGGAGATGATTAAAAAGGAGAAAATCCTCCAGGCAAAAGAGAAGTTCATACAGCTGAAAAGCGAATACGACCGCCAGGTCAACGAGCGCAACCAGAAGATCGCCCAGAGCGAACAGCGCGCCAAACAGATCGAGGGCAACCTGCAGAACCAGCAGCGCGAGCTGGAGAACAAACTCCGCGAGAACGAGCGCCTGAAGGAGCAGATGCAGAACCAGCTGCAAATCCTCGAGCACAAGAAGGAGGAAGTCGACCAGATGATGCGCGAGCAGAACATGCGGCTGGAACAAATCTCGGGCATGAGCTCGGAGGATGCCAAGAACATCCTCATCGAGAACATGAAGGCCGAGGCCAAGACCGAGGCTGCTTCCTATGTGAACGAAACCATCGAGGAAGCGAAGATGACCGCCACGAAGGAGGCCAAGCGGATTATCGTGGCTTCGATCCAGCGCGTGGCCACGGAGACGGCCATCGAGAACGCCGTGACGGTTTTCAACATCGAAAGCGATGAGGTCAAAGGCCGCATCATCGGCCGCGAGGGCCGCAACATCCGGGCACTGGAGGCAGCGACCGGCATCGAGATCATCGTAGACGACACCCCCGAAGCCATCATCCTCAGCGGGTTCGACCCTGTCCGCCGCGAGATCGCCCGCCTGGCGCTGCACCAGCTGGTGACCGACGGCCGCATCCACCCGGCACGTATCGAGGAGGTCGTAGCCAAAGTACAGAAACAGATCGAAGAGGAGATCGTCGAAGTCGGGAAACGCACCACGATCGACCTCGGCATCCACGGGCTGCACCCCGAGCTGATCCGCATGATCGGCAAAATGAAATACCGTTCGTCCTACGGCCAGAACCTCCTGCAGCACGCCCGTGAAACGGCCAACCTCGCGGGTATCATGGCCGCCGAGCTGGGGCTGAACCCCAAGACGGCACGCCGCGCAGGCCTGCTCCACGACATCGGCAAGGTACCCGACGACGAACCGGAACTGCCGCACGCAATCATCGGCATGAAACTCGCCGAGAAATACAAGGAGAAACCCGAAGTATGCAACGCCATCGGCGCCCACCACGACGAAGTGGAGATGACTTCGCTGATCGCACCGATCATCCAGGTCTGCGACGCCATATCGGGTGCCCGCCCCGGCGCCCGCCGCGAAGTGGTCGAAAGCTATATCAAACGCCTGAAGGAGATGGAGGACATCGCCCTCTCGTACCCGGGCGTCGTGAAAACCTATGCGATCCAGGCCGGCCGCGAACTGCGCGTGATCGTCGGTGCAGACAAACTCACCGACCAGGAGTCGGAAGGGCTGTCGCACGATATCGCCAAGAAGATCCAGGACGAGATGACCTATCCCGGTCAGGTGAAGATCACCGTGATCCGCGAAACCCGCGCCGTCTCGTACGCGAAATAA
- a CDS encoding AraC family transcriptional regulator, translating to MKNDFQPIKSDMQQERDKLCYLTIGDKDEKWGVVVTTIGYQFIPPGTKYPLSAHPDKYSFMPRGGRILNEYQLVYITKGSGYFASQSCPEAPVKAGTVMLLFPGEWHSYHPDDATGWDEYWVGFKGSYIDDRVANRFLVREQPLHNIGISSGIVSLYEEILQLASAEKAGCQQMMSSIVLHILGSIYYKERNNSYANTFILEKVNAARELMKDVDNPRDVEAIARELGVSYSWFRKTFKEYTGISPAQYQLQQRLLKAKEMLTGTDINISDIAYALKFVNTGQFSTFFKHKEGVTPSDFRKRNSWK from the coding sequence ATGAAAAATGATTTTCAACCTATCAAATCTGATATGCAGCAGGAGCGAGACAAGTTATGTTACCTGACGATCGGGGATAAGGACGAGAAATGGGGCGTTGTCGTCACGACGATCGGGTACCAGTTTATTCCGCCGGGGACGAAGTACCCGCTCTCGGCACATCCGGACAAGTACTCTTTCATGCCCCGCGGCGGACGGATACTGAACGAATACCAGTTGGTGTATATCACCAAGGGCTCCGGGTATTTCGCTTCGCAGTCCTGTCCCGAGGCGCCTGTGAAGGCCGGGACGGTGATGCTGTTGTTTCCCGGGGAGTGGCATAGCTACCATCCCGACGACGCGACCGGCTGGGACGAATACTGGGTCGGGTTCAAGGGTTCCTATATCGACGACAGGGTGGCGAACCGGTTTCTCGTGCGCGAGCAGCCGTTACATAATATCGGGATAAGTTCGGGGATCGTGAGCCTGTATGAGGAGATACTGCAACTGGCGTCGGCCGAAAAGGCGGGGTGCCAGCAGATGATGTCGAGCATCGTGCTGCACATCCTGGGTTCCATCTATTACAAGGAGCGGAATAACTCCTATGCCAATACGTTCATCCTTGAGAAAGTCAATGCCGCGCGGGAGCTGATGAAGGATGTGGATAACCCGCGTGACGTCGAGGCGATCGCCCGGGAACTCGGGGTCAGCTATTCGTGGTTCCGCAAGACGTTCAAGGAATACACCGGGATATCCCCCGCGCAGTACCAGTTGCAGCAGCGGCTCCTGAAGGCCAAAGAGATGCTGACGGGGACGGATATAAATATATCGGATATCGCCTATGCCTTGAAGTTCGTGAATACCGGGCAGTTTTCCACCTTTTTCAAGCATAAGGAGGGTGTCACTCCGTCCGATTTCAGGAAACGGAACAGCTGGAAATAA
- a CDS encoding SusC/RagA family TonB-linked outer membrane protein: MKKNLSIFMTAGSWLQRALALFLCVAALEAVQAAPQDTKRTITGTVVDQNNLPVAGATVMVSNTSNGTATDSNGQFSLSGVTDNDELQISFLGYKTVTMQVGTRTSIAATLEEDSGYLDEVVVVGYGTTTRRHIISAVSTVKSEAIENRPVANIQQALQGAAANLIIQTKNFNPTDNQMNISIRGVNTMGNNTPLVVIDGVPQPDAGRMNDLNPNDIESINILKDAGSAAIYGARSSNGVILITTKNGRKEMAPQIRFSAKVGVENPDILYKAVPTYRNAILRNEALSNVGREPLFTAAEIQDFYNHGDCEAAVEQAMQNALQQNYNVSVTGGTKTTTYMLSASYFDQESNYVGPDYGVKRYNLRSNLTTEFGRLKLGANVGFTRSEINSPSDANEGFLFADLVRFPNYYFNRHEENGIFFGNNYKYGGYSVSPLAGLMGGGTNKNDHEYLTGTFTADFEIIKGLKARAVLGGEVRHEHRFTSHKTYQYVVDNGAAHSDISTATTGGNTKREADDWTKKVTFVTAQLMLDYNRTFKEKHNVTGLFGWSDESEIGYDITAARQGMNSIDQPGDGSIATEGTKLSSQSKYRRALQSFFGRAGYSYDDRYYFEFTARYDMSSKFLKERNGAFFPSVSLGWRMSQENFMQTYRDRVGDLKLRASYGLNGNQQDVGDYDFMTTYGTWANAYGFNGVPVQGLMFTMGNELLTWETAKTFNIGVDATFFKNTLSVNFDYFYKRTEDILLSPIVPGTFGASIAKENRGILDNQGWELTINYNLSRGNWKHNFSLNLADSQNEVVRYGTPAIRTADSAGTIIMEGLPINALYGWKTNGFFQNYDEIQNAALPTGIDRSQLRPGDVRYVDLNSDGKIDENDRTYLGYAFPRYTYGFTYNVKWKGIDFSIMLQGVLKRENPVRGELVQPFHADYSMTMFDHQLDYWSPQNRDARWPRLGVSGSVSDTNNWGHTGSDLMLLEGAYMRVKNIQLGYTLPKKWTKKFGCEALRIYFDTQNPLTWTKNGFVDPETTSFGNNMSGGADNSVRNYPTLRYFGGGIDLTF, from the coding sequence ATGAAGAAAAATTTATCCATTTTTATGACAGCCGGAAGCTGGTTGCAGCGGGCGCTTGCGTTGTTTTTGTGCGTTGCTGCCCTCGAAGCTGTCCAGGCGGCACCCCAAGACACCAAAAGAACGATCACGGGTACGGTCGTCGACCAGAACAACCTGCCCGTCGCGGGAGCCACAGTCATGGTTTCGAACACGTCGAACGGCACTGCGACCGATTCCAACGGCCAGTTCAGCCTTTCGGGCGTAACCGACAACGACGAACTGCAGATTTCGTTCCTCGGCTACAAGACCGTAACGATGCAGGTAGGCACGCGCACCTCCATCGCAGCAACGCTCGAAGAAGATTCGGGCTACCTGGATGAAGTCGTAGTCGTAGGTTACGGCACGACGACGCGGCGCCACATCATCTCGGCCGTTTCGACCGTGAAGTCGGAGGCAATCGAGAACCGCCCGGTGGCCAACATCCAGCAGGCACTGCAGGGTGCGGCAGCCAACCTGATCATCCAGACCAAGAATTTCAACCCGACGGACAACCAGATGAACATCTCGATCCGCGGTGTGAACACCATGGGTAACAACACCCCGCTGGTAGTCATCGACGGTGTACCCCAGCCGGACGCAGGCCGTATGAACGACCTCAACCCGAACGATATCGAGTCGATCAACATCCTGAAGGATGCCGGTTCAGCCGCTATCTACGGTGCACGTTCCTCGAACGGTGTCATCCTGATCACGACCAAGAACGGCCGCAAGGAGATGGCTCCGCAGATCCGTTTCAGCGCCAAAGTCGGTGTCGAAAACCCCGATATCCTCTACAAGGCCGTTCCGACCTACCGCAACGCAATCCTGCGTAACGAGGCCCTGAGCAACGTCGGCCGCGAGCCGCTCTTCACGGCTGCCGAAATCCAGGATTTCTACAACCACGGGGACTGCGAGGCTGCCGTAGAGCAGGCCATGCAGAACGCACTCCAGCAGAACTACAACGTAAGCGTTACGGGCGGTACGAAAACCACCACCTACATGCTTTCGGCCAGCTATTTCGACCAGGAATCCAACTACGTGGGCCCCGATTACGGCGTAAAACGCTATAACCTGCGTTCGAACCTGACGACTGAATTCGGCCGGCTGAAACTGGGCGCAAACGTCGGCTTCACCCGTTCGGAGATCAACTCCCCGTCGGATGCCAACGAAGGCTTCCTTTTCGCCGACCTCGTCCGTTTCCCGAACTACTACTTCAACCGCCACGAGGAGAACGGAATCTTCTTCGGCAACAACTATAAGTACGGCGGCTATTCCGTATCGCCGCTGGCCGGCCTTATGGGCGGTGGTACCAACAAAAACGACCACGAATACCTCACCGGTACCTTTACGGCCGATTTCGAGATCATCAAAGGCCTGAAGGCTCGTGCCGTTCTGGGCGGTGAAGTCCGCCACGAGCACCGTTTCACCTCCCACAAGACTTACCAGTATGTCGTGGACAACGGCGCAGCCCATTCGGATATCTCGACCGCTACGACCGGCGGCAACACCAAGCGCGAAGCAGACGACTGGACGAAGAAAGTCACTTTCGTCACCGCACAGCTGATGCTGGATTACAACCGCACGTTCAAGGAGAAGCACAACGTAACCGGACTGTTCGGTTGGTCGGACGAATCGGAGATCGGCTATGACATCACGGCCGCCCGCCAGGGTATGAACAGCATCGACCAGCCGGGTGACGGTTCGATTGCCACGGAAGGCACCAAGCTCTCATCGCAGAGCAAATACCGCCGTGCGTTGCAGTCGTTCTTCGGCCGCGCCGGATACTCCTACGACGACCGCTACTATTTCGAATTCACCGCCCGTTACGATATGTCTTCGAAGTTCCTCAAGGAGCGCAACGGCGCCTTCTTCCCTTCGGTATCGCTGGGCTGGCGCATGTCGCAGGAGAATTTCATGCAGACTTACCGCGACCGTGTCGGCGACCTGAAACTCCGTGCTTCGTACGGTCTGAACGGTAACCAGCAGGATGTGGGCGACTACGATTTCATGACCACCTACGGCACTTGGGCCAACGCTTACGGTTTCAACGGCGTCCCGGTTCAGGGCCTGATGTTCACCATGGGTAATGAACTGCTGACGTGGGAGACCGCCAAGACCTTCAACATCGGTGTGGATGCGACGTTCTTCAAGAATACCCTGAGCGTCAACTTCGACTACTTCTACAAGCGTACGGAAGACATCCTCCTCTCCCCGATCGTCCCCGGAACCTTCGGCGCCTCGATCGCCAAGGAGAACCGCGGTATCCTCGACAACCAGGGCTGGGAACTTACCATCAACTATAACCTCTCGCGCGGCAACTGGAAGCACAACTTCTCGCTCAACCTCGCCGACTCGCAGAACGAGGTAGTCCGCTATGGAACCCCGGCTATCAGAACTGCCGACAGTGCCGGCACCATCATCATGGAGGGTCTGCCGATCAATGCCCTCTACGGCTGGAAAACGAACGGTTTCTTCCAGAACTACGATGAAATCCAGAATGCAGCCCTGCCGACCGGCATCGACCGTTCGCAGCTCCGTCCGGGCGACGTGCGCTATGTCGACCTGAACAGCGACGGCAAGATCGACGAAAACGACCGCACCTACCTGGGTTATGCCTTCCCGCGCTATACCTACGGTTTCACCTACAATGTCAAGTGGAAAGGCATCGACTTCAGCATCATGCTCCAGGGCGTGCTGAAGCGTGAGAACCCGGTTCGCGGCGAGCTCGTGCAGCCGTTCCACGCCGACTACTCGATGACCATGTTCGACCACCAGCTCGACTACTGGTCGCCGCAGAACCGCGACGCACGCTGGCCGCGCCTGGGAGTATCGGGCTCGGTGAGCGACACGAACAACTGGGGTCACACGGGCTCGGATCTGATGTTGCTCGAGGGCGCATACATGCGTGTCAAGAACATCCAGCTGGGCTACACCCTTCCCAAGAAGTGGACGAAGAAATTCGGCTGCGAGGCACTGCGCATCTATTTCGACACGCAGAACCCGCTGACCTGGACCAAAAACGGATTCGTAGACCCCGAGACCACCTCGTTCGGCAACAACATGAGCGGCGGAGCGGACAACTCGGTGCGCAACTACCCGACCCTGCGTTACTTCGGTGGAGGTATCGACTTGACTTTCTAA
- a CDS encoding RagB/SusD family nutrient uptake outer membrane protein, whose protein sequence is MKIKNILAVLSLGMVSCVGLEQYPTTSYTDETFWTIEDNVRTALYLGYNQCWHQDYYFANNLLSDDVYGSRHSTNETSIVTGMANTSNGRFSDEWDKCYQELRTIHTALDAQDRMNIDETFKTRMLAELRLMRAFTYLRLVTWFGDVPFFTTNPTLPESRVVKVTPAATIKEFIHSELAEVAEILPKNTDIPESENGRYTRGTAVALNARAYLYDNDFENCAIWCDKLINSTQYGTYALESDYKKLFHDQSCCYGPESIMTIEFATLGGIDNIVRSWNNFNAFVPQSIGNKGVTTQSPTQELVDAYRKLDGSVADDTDYEKRDKRFEATIAFNGCTVDIPDAKGLGLIGSEGKGKGSYTCYTRAEDEKKQNDNERFDSYNGTQDRTATGYYTLKNYNADMVDSKGNTYKSLMEIRYADVLLMYAESMNEQSKMTSDIWDKTIKPLRERAGFDAAYCSYPGSSDLRQIIRDERRVELALEGRRAFDLRRWALLDNPSLKSTGATYLTTRATGAPFLDDGSNIQCQNAYGMKYWFPIPQKERDINANLPQNPGW, encoded by the coding sequence ATGAAAATCAAAAATATATTAGCCGTCCTCTCCCTCGGTATGGTCAGCTGCGTAGGCCTTGAGCAATACCCGACGACCTCCTATACCGACGAGACCTTCTGGACGATCGAGGACAATGTCCGCACGGCCCTGTACCTGGGGTACAACCAGTGCTGGCACCAAGACTACTATTTCGCCAATAACCTCCTGTCGGACGACGTGTACGGCAGCCGCCACTCGACGAACGAAACCAGCATCGTAACGGGTATGGCCAATACCTCGAACGGCCGCTTCTCGGACGAATGGGACAAGTGCTACCAGGAACTGCGTACGATCCACACGGCACTCGACGCCCAGGATCGCATGAATATCGACGAGACGTTCAAGACGCGCATGCTTGCAGAACTCCGTCTGATGCGCGCCTTCACCTACCTGCGCCTGGTAACGTGGTTCGGCGACGTGCCGTTCTTCACGACCAACCCGACGCTCCCCGAATCGCGCGTCGTCAAGGTAACGCCCGCCGCCACGATCAAGGAGTTCATCCACTCGGAACTTGCCGAGGTAGCCGAGATCCTGCCGAAAAACACGGATATTCCGGAATCTGAAAACGGACGTTACACGCGCGGCACAGCCGTGGCGCTCAATGCACGTGCATACCTTTACGACAACGATTTCGAGAACTGCGCCATCTGGTGCGACAAGCTGATCAACTCGACGCAGTACGGTACCTACGCCCTCGAATCGGATTATAAAAAACTGTTCCACGACCAGTCGTGCTGCTACGGCCCCGAGTCGATCATGACGATCGAGTTCGCCACGCTCGGCGGCATTGACAACATCGTCAGATCCTGGAACAATTTCAATGCTTTCGTTCCCCAGTCCATCGGCAACAAGGGTGTAACCACCCAGTCGCCGACGCAGGAATTGGTCGATGCCTACCGCAAACTCGACGGCAGCGTCGCCGATGACACGGACTACGAGAAGCGCGACAAGCGTTTCGAAGCCACCATCGCCTTCAACGGCTGCACCGTGGATATTCCCGACGCAAAAGGGCTGGGACTCATCGGCTCCGAAGGCAAAGGCAAAGGCTCCTACACCTGCTATACGAGAGCCGAGGACGAAAAGAAGCAAAATGACAACGAACGTTTCGACTCGTACAACGGCACGCAGGATCGCACGGCTACGGGGTATTACACCCTGAAAAACTACAACGCCGACATGGTCGACAGCAAGGGCAACACCTACAAATCGCTCATGGAGATCCGCTACGCCGACGTATTGCTGATGTATGCCGAATCGATGAACGAGCAGAGCAAAATGACATCCGACATCTGGGACAAGACGATCAAACCGCTGCGCGAACGCGCCGGGTTCGACGCCGCATACTGCTCCTATCCGGGCAGCAGCGACCTGCGCCAGATTATCCGCGACGAGCGCCGCGTAGAGCTGGCCCTCGAAGGCCGCCGTGCATTCGACCTGCGCCGTTGGGCCCTGCTCGACAATCCGTCGCTCAAGAGCACGGGAGCCACATATCTCACGACCCGCGCTACGGGTGCCCCCTTCCTCGACGATGGCAGCAACATCCAGTGCCAGAATGCTTACGGCATGAAATACTGGTTCCCCATTCCGCAGAAGGAGCGTGACATCAACGCCAACCTGCCGCAGAATCCGGGATGGTAA
- a CDS encoding SusE domain-containing protein, whose translation MKTILKNIMLFAAGALTLGFTACEEDGQDLNFNIQPGNELYAPAANASVNLDQGLNTSFEWAPSVAEDGGYITYEVLFDKADGDFSAPLAIKTSQMTGSKASLSISAKELNEVAALAGIENAKTGQIKWTVRAGKGLFSQTYTQANVLTVSRINLVDPLPTAVTLKGEAVEDAAGIKLIPAYLDGKAVGSGVYECFTKISEGEFTVVDELDRYYSLKSNGRIKHIVDGSSTANTLKAGIYWIKIDFSAMTYTAVQVSMIEYYAASWADNSMSTVYKTLTYKGKGVWELLDYDNEISVNSSNDTRHRFNMTTADGNKWFLGTTSSLGSSYTTDYLRVYIYTYNDGDKDWNKTYNFLLSDCGRDFDCYLYLNGDNKAGGFWHEYIFK comes from the coding sequence ATGAAAACCATATTGAAAAATATCATGTTGTTCGCCGCAGGAGCCCTCACCCTCGGGTTTACCGCCTGTGAGGAGGATGGCCAGGATCTGAATTTCAATATTCAGCCCGGCAACGAGCTCTACGCCCCCGCGGCCAACGCATCGGTCAACCTGGATCAGGGTTTGAATACCAGTTTCGAATGGGCCCCCTCCGTTGCCGAAGACGGCGGATACATCACTTACGAAGTGTTGTTCGACAAAGCGGACGGCGATTTCTCGGCACCGCTTGCCATCAAGACCAGCCAGATGACCGGCTCCAAAGCTTCGCTGAGCATCTCGGCCAAAGAGTTGAACGAAGTGGCCGCCCTGGCGGGCATCGAGAATGCCAAGACCGGGCAGATCAAATGGACGGTACGTGCAGGCAAAGGTCTCTTCTCCCAAACCTACACGCAGGCCAATGTGCTCACCGTTTCACGTATCAATCTGGTCGATCCGCTGCCGACGGCCGTCACGCTGAAGGGTGAAGCCGTGGAGGATGCCGCAGGCATCAAGCTGATCCCGGCGTACCTCGACGGCAAAGCAGTCGGTTCCGGTGTATACGAATGCTTCACGAAAATCTCGGAGGGCGAATTCACCGTAGTCGACGAACTGGATCGCTACTACTCGCTCAAGAGCAACGGCCGCATCAAGCATATCGTCGACGGCTCTTCGACTGCCAACACGCTGAAGGCCGGCATCTACTGGATCAAGATCGACTTCAGTGCGATGACCTACACCGCAGTTCAGGTCAGCATGATCGAATACTATGCCGCATCGTGGGCAGACAACTCGATGTCGACCGTCTACAAGACCCTCACCTACAAAGGGAAGGGCGTATGGGAGTTGCTCGACTACGATAACGAAATATCCGTCAACTCTTCCAACGATACGCGCCACCGCTTCAACATGACGACTGCCGACGGCAATAAATGGTTCCTCGGAACGACGTCCTCGCTGGGTTCTTCCTACACGACCGACTATCTGAGAGTATACATCTATACTTACAACGATGGCGACAAGGACTGGAACAAGACCTATAATTTCCTCCTTTCGGATTGCGGCCGTGATTTCGACTGCTACCTATACCTGAACGGAGACAACAAGGCAGGCGGATTCTGGCACGAATACATCTTCAAATAG